GCTCCCGCCGGTGCGGCCGGTGAAGGGCCAGGTGCTGCGGCTGACGGTGCCCCCGGCGTACGCGCCGTTCCTGAACCGGTCGGTGCGGGCCGTCGTGCGCGGCAGCCACGTCTACCTCGTGCCCCGCGCCGACGGCGAACTCGTCGTGGGCGCGACCAGCGAGGAGCTGGGGTGGGACACGACGGTCACGGCGGGCGGCGTGTACGAGCTGCTGCGCGACGCCCACGAGCTGGTGCCGGGCATCACCGAGCTGCCGCTCACCGAGACGTGCGCCGGACTGCGGCCCGGATCGCCCGACAACGCGCCGCTACTGGGCCCGTCCGCGCTGCCCGGTCTGCACCTGGCGACCGGGCACTACCGCAACGGGGTCCTGCTGACCCCGGTCACCGGCGACGTGATGGGCGCGCTGCTGGCCACCGGGGAGCTGCCCGAGGTCGCCCGCGCGTTCACCCCCGCCCGCTTCGCCCCCGCCCCCGCCCCCGTAGGAGTGTCATGAGCCACCAGGCAGGCGGCGCCGTCACCGTGTCGGTGAACGGCGAGCCGCGCGAGCTGGCCGCCCCCCTCACCCTCGACGCCCTGGTCGCCACGCTCACGGCCGCCCCCTCGGGGGTGGCGGCCGCGGTCAACGAGACCGTCGTCCCGCGCGGCGCCTGGGCGGCGACGGCGCTCGCCGACGGCGACCGGGTCGAGGTCCTCACCGCCGTGCAGGGGGGCTGAGCCATGGCCGACGACCGTCTCACCATCGCCGGGACCCCCTTCGACTCCCGGCTGATCATGGGCACCGGCGGGGCTCCCAGCCTCGACGTGCTCGAACGGGCCCTCGTGGCCAGCGGTACGCAGCTCACGACCGTGGCGATGCGCCGCATCGACCCCACCGTGCACGGCTCGGTGCTGTCGGTGCTGACCCGGCTGGGCATCCGGGTGCTGCCGAACACCGCGGGCTGCTTCACGGCGGGCGAGGCCGTGCTGACGGCCCGCCTCGCGCGCGAGGCGCTCGGCACGGACTGGGTGAAGCTGGAGGTCGTGGCGGACGAGCGGACGCTTCTGCCGGACCCGATCGAGCTGCTGGAGGCGGCGGAGACGCTGGTCGACGACGGCTTCACGGTACTGCCGTACACCAATGACGACCCGGTCCTGGCACGGCGGCTGGAGGACGCCGGCTGTGCGGCGATCATGCCGCTGGGCTCGCCGATCGGGTCCGGGCTCGGCATCCGCAACCCGCACAACTTCCAGCTGATCGTGGAGCACGCGCGCGTGCCGGTGATCCTGGACGCGGGCGCCGGTACGGCGTCGGACGCGGCGCTGGCGATGGAGCTCGGCTGCGCGGCGGTGATGCTGGCGTCCGCGGTGACGCGGGCGCAGGAGCCGGTGCTGATGGCCGAGGCGATGCGGCACGCCGTGGAGGCCGGCCGGCTGGCGCACCGCGCCGGCCGGATCCCGCGCCGCCACTTCGCGCGGGCGTCCTCCCCCGTGGGCGGCCGGGCCGTCCT
This portion of the Streptomyces changanensis genome encodes:
- a CDS encoding thiazole synthase, encoding MADDRLTIAGTPFDSRLIMGTGGAPSLDVLERALVASGTQLTTVAMRRIDPTVHGSVLSVLTRLGIRVLPNTAGCFTAGEAVLTARLAREALGTDWVKLEVVADERTLLPDPIELLEAAETLVDDGFTVLPYTNDDPVLARRLEDAGCAAIMPLGSPIGSGLGIRNPHNFQLIVEHARVPVILDAGAGTASDAALAMELGCAAVMLASAVTRAQEPVLMAEAMRHAVEAGRLAHRAGRIPRRHFARASSPVGGRAVLDPERPAF
- the thiS gene encoding sulfur carrier protein ThiS, translating into MSHQAGGAVTVSVNGEPRELAAPLTLDALVATLTAAPSGVAAAVNETVVPRGAWAATALADGDRVEVLTAVQGG